The Dunckerocampus dactyliophorus isolate RoL2022-P2 chromosome 16, RoL_Ddac_1.1, whole genome shotgun sequence genome includes a window with the following:
- the LOC129169356 gene encoding protocadherin alpha-C2-like isoform X3 codes for MAPSRTQVLLAVVTFNALWGSALAITRYSIPEEMEEGSFVANLATDLGLDVRSMVERQAKLDVIHSKNYLDINKETGELIIREKIDRESICMTKTTSCFLKMDVILENPIRIFNIELEIMDINDNAPVFRRKTIYLDVSEATPPGERFSLTNAVDADVGANSIKTYYLSKSKYFSIDIQTGSDGSKYVDLVLDGNLDRETDEVHHLILTAVDGGVPPRSGTASIIINVLDINDNAPLFSQPVFEVDVSENTVAGAVVMTLNATDLDEGTNARLLYSYTLYTSEKTQELFSLDPNSGEIKVKGVIDFEESQNFEMHIQAQDRGATPLSGHCKVMVSVTDLNDNYPELTIKSLKSAVTENAAVGTLIAVVSVGDRDSGNNGEVELTLSQQGNLPFTLNQSSEGFFQLLISKPLDREIQSKYEITLRVSDKGSPPLTESETFTLEIHDINDNAPTFPQSFYTIHVMENNLPGALLTSLSAFDPDLNENQYLVYFIMEKEIVNTSMSMLFSINPENGDLYALKTFDYEREREYLFHIEARDSGVPPLCSNVTVHIIILDQNDNTPVIVSPWRAQGSVVEEVIPRSTDKGHLVAKVIAIDADSEQNARVTYQLLQISDTSLFSLDQYNGEIRTTRMFSYRDPRQQRLVIVAKDNGDPALSATVTIKISTVENAMAFSETTELPLEYDVFTDLNLYLVIGLGAVSFLLLITILVIIVLKCQKPKPKAIKIPPANRNSVISRNSVISQRSSTIADSTLISSDAYWYSLFLAETRKGKVVVRQPIIPKGAGYFVSSIPRSIGPSETTESRASTLEYSK; via the coding sequence ATGGCACCTTCACGGACACAAGTGCTTCTCGCCGTTGTGACATTCAACGCACTGTGGGGGTCCGCGCTCGCCATCACCCGCTACTCCATTCCGGAGGAGATGGAAGAGGGTTCCTTTGTTGCAAACCTGGCCACGGATTTGGGTCTGGATGTGCGCAGCATGGTGGAACGGCAAGCTAAGCTGGACGTCATTCACAGCAAAAATTACCTCGACATCAACAAAGAGACCGGGGAGCTGATCATCCGCGAGAAGATCGACCGGGAAAGCATCTGCATGACGAAAACAACATCATGCTTCCTGAAAATGGATGTGATTCTAGAAAACCCCATACGTATCTTTAACATCGAGCTGGAGATCATGGACATCAATGACAACGCGCCAGTGTTCCGGAGGAAGACCATTTACTTGGATGTTTCCGAGGCAACCCCTCCCGGTGAGAGATTCTCATTAACAAATGCTGTAGATGCAGATGTTGGAGCTAATTCAATCAAGACTTACTACCTAAGCAAGAGCAAATACTTCAGCATTGACATTCAAACTGGCAGTGACGGCTCCAAATATGTGGACTTGGTTCTTGATGGCAATTTGGACCGGGAGACGGATGAGGTGCATCATCTGATTTTAACCGCTGTGGATGGAGGGGTTCCTCCCCGCTCCGGTACAGccagtattattattaacgtGCTGGATATCAATGACAACGCCCCCCTCTTCAGTCAACCGGTATTTGAAGTCGATGTTTCGGAGAACACCGTTGCCGGCGCCGTGGTTATGACCTTAAACGCAACAGATTTGGATGAAGGCACAAATGCCCGCTTGCTGTATTCGTATACGCTCTACACGTCTGAGAAGACACAGGAGCTCTTCTCGCTTGACCCAAATTCCGGCGAGATCAAGGTGAAGGGCGTGATCGATTTTGAGGAGAGTCAGAATTTTGAGATGCACATCCAAGCTCAGGACAGGGGGGCCACCCCGCTGTCGGGTCACTGTAAAGTGATGGTGTCCGTCACGGACTTGAACGACAACTACCCCGAGCTGACCATCAAGTCGCTAAAAAGCGCCGTGACGGAGAACGCCGCCGTGGGGACGCTGATCGCGGTGGTAAGCGTCGGCGACAGGGACTCCGGAAACAACGGGGAAGTGGAGCTCACCCTAAGTCAGCAGGGAAACCTGCCCTTCACCCTGAATCAGTCCTCCGAGGGCTTCTTTCagcttctcatttcaaagccgCTGGACAGAGAGATACAGAGCAAATATGAAATAACGCTGCGAGTGTCAGATAAAGGCTCGCCGCCGCTAACTGAAAGCGAGACCTTCACCTTGGAGATTCATGATATCAATGACAATGCTCCCACATTCCCTCAGTCCTTCTACACCATCCACGTTATGGAGAACAATCTACCGGGGGCGTTGCTGACATCTCTGAGCGCGTTTGACCCGGATCTGAATGAGAACCAATACTTGGTGTATTTCATAATGGAGAAAGAGATAGTGAACACATCCATGTCGATGCTCTTCTCCATCAATCCAGAGAATGGAGACCTTTATGCACTCAAGACGTTTGACTATGAAAGAGAGAGGGAGTATCTTTTCCACATCGAGGCGAGGGACTCCGGTGTCCCTCCGCTGTGCAGCAACGTGACGGTTCACATCATAATTCTGGACCAAAACGACAACACCCCTGTCATCGTGTCGCCATGGCGGGCACAAGGGTCTGTCGTCGAAGAGGTGATACCGAGGTCGACGGATAAGGGGCATTTAGTGGCCAAAGTGATCGCCATCGATGCGGATTCCGAGCAGAACGCCCGGGTCACGTACCAGCTCTTGCAAATCAGCGACACGAGCCTCTTCAGTCTAGATCAGTACAACGGCGAGATTCGGACGACAAGGATGTTCAGCTACAGAGACCCCCGGCAACAACGTCTTGTCATTGTCGCGAAAGACAACGGCGACCCCGCTCTCTCCGCCACGGTCACCATTAAAATATCCACAGTGGAAAATGCCATGGCCTTTTCAGAGACCACAGAGTTGCCGCTAGAGTATGACGTCTTCACAGACCTCAACTTGTATTTAGTCATCGGCTTGGGGGCCGTTTCCTTCCTGCTGCTCATTACCATCTTGGTGATCATTGTGCTGAAGTGTCAAAAACCAAAGCCGAAGGCCATCAAGATCCCACCGGCCAACAGGAACAGCGTGATCAGCAGGAACAGCGTGATCAGCCAGAGGAGCTCCACCATCGCAGACTCCACCTTGATCTCCAGCGATGCCTACTGGTACAGTCTGTTCCTCGCAGAGACCAGGAAAGGCAAAGTGGTTGTGAGACAGCCCATAATACCCAAAGGAGCCGGGTATTTTGTGTCCAGTATACCCAGGAGCATAGGACCAAGCGAGACCACAGAGTCCAGAGCGTCCACACTGGAG
- the LOC129169356 gene encoding protocadherin alpha-C2-like isoform X2 — translation MAPSRTQVLLAVVTFNALWGSALAITRYSIPEEMEEGSFVANLATDLGLDVRSMVERQAKLDVIHSKNYLDINKETGELIIREKIDRESICMTKTTSCFLKMDVILENPIRIFNIELEIMDINDNAPVFRRKTIYLDVSEATPPGERFSLTNAVDADVGANSIKTYYLSKSKYFSIDIQTGSDGSKYVDLVLDGNLDRETDEVHHLILTAVDGGVPPRSGTASIIINVLDINDNAPLFSQPVFEVDVSENTVAGAVVMTLNATDLDEGTNARLLYSYTLYTSEKTQELFSLDPNSGEIKVKGVIDFEESQNFEMHIQAQDRGATPLSGHCKVMVSVTDLNDNYPELTIKSLKSAVTENAAVGTLIAVVSVGDRDSGNNGEVELTLSQQGNLPFTLNQSSEGFFQLLISKPLDREIQSKYEITLRVSDKGSPPLTESETFTLEIHDINDNAPTFPQSFYTIHVMENNLPGALLTSLSAFDPDLNENQYLVYFIMEKEIVNTSMSMLFSINPENGDLYALKTFDYEREREYLFHIEARDSGVPPLCSNVTVHIIILDQNDNTPVIVSPWRAQGSVVEEVIPRSTDKGHLVAKVIAIDADSEQNARVTYQLLQISDTSLFSLDQYNGEIRTTRMFSYRDPRQQRLVIVAKDNGDPALSATVTIKISTVENAMAFSETTELPLEYDVFTDLNLYLVIGLGAVSFLLLITILVIIVLKCQKPKPKAIKIPPANRNSVISRNSVISQRSSTIADSTLISSDAYWYSLFLAETRKGKVVVRQPIIPKGAGYFVSSIPRSIGPSETTESRASTLEATRRELP, via the coding sequence ATGGCACCTTCACGGACACAAGTGCTTCTCGCCGTTGTGACATTCAACGCACTGTGGGGGTCCGCGCTCGCCATCACCCGCTACTCCATTCCGGAGGAGATGGAAGAGGGTTCCTTTGTTGCAAACCTGGCCACGGATTTGGGTCTGGATGTGCGCAGCATGGTGGAACGGCAAGCTAAGCTGGACGTCATTCACAGCAAAAATTACCTCGACATCAACAAAGAGACCGGGGAGCTGATCATCCGCGAGAAGATCGACCGGGAAAGCATCTGCATGACGAAAACAACATCATGCTTCCTGAAAATGGATGTGATTCTAGAAAACCCCATACGTATCTTTAACATCGAGCTGGAGATCATGGACATCAATGACAACGCGCCAGTGTTCCGGAGGAAGACCATTTACTTGGATGTTTCCGAGGCAACCCCTCCCGGTGAGAGATTCTCATTAACAAATGCTGTAGATGCAGATGTTGGAGCTAATTCAATCAAGACTTACTACCTAAGCAAGAGCAAATACTTCAGCATTGACATTCAAACTGGCAGTGACGGCTCCAAATATGTGGACTTGGTTCTTGATGGCAATTTGGACCGGGAGACGGATGAGGTGCATCATCTGATTTTAACCGCTGTGGATGGAGGGGTTCCTCCCCGCTCCGGTACAGccagtattattattaacgtGCTGGATATCAATGACAACGCCCCCCTCTTCAGTCAACCGGTATTTGAAGTCGATGTTTCGGAGAACACCGTTGCCGGCGCCGTGGTTATGACCTTAAACGCAACAGATTTGGATGAAGGCACAAATGCCCGCTTGCTGTATTCGTATACGCTCTACACGTCTGAGAAGACACAGGAGCTCTTCTCGCTTGACCCAAATTCCGGCGAGATCAAGGTGAAGGGCGTGATCGATTTTGAGGAGAGTCAGAATTTTGAGATGCACATCCAAGCTCAGGACAGGGGGGCCACCCCGCTGTCGGGTCACTGTAAAGTGATGGTGTCCGTCACGGACTTGAACGACAACTACCCCGAGCTGACCATCAAGTCGCTAAAAAGCGCCGTGACGGAGAACGCCGCCGTGGGGACGCTGATCGCGGTGGTAAGCGTCGGCGACAGGGACTCCGGAAACAACGGGGAAGTGGAGCTCACCCTAAGTCAGCAGGGAAACCTGCCCTTCACCCTGAATCAGTCCTCCGAGGGCTTCTTTCagcttctcatttcaaagccgCTGGACAGAGAGATACAGAGCAAATATGAAATAACGCTGCGAGTGTCAGATAAAGGCTCGCCGCCGCTAACTGAAAGCGAGACCTTCACCTTGGAGATTCATGATATCAATGACAATGCTCCCACATTCCCTCAGTCCTTCTACACCATCCACGTTATGGAGAACAATCTACCGGGGGCGTTGCTGACATCTCTGAGCGCGTTTGACCCGGATCTGAATGAGAACCAATACTTGGTGTATTTCATAATGGAGAAAGAGATAGTGAACACATCCATGTCGATGCTCTTCTCCATCAATCCAGAGAATGGAGACCTTTATGCACTCAAGACGTTTGACTATGAAAGAGAGAGGGAGTATCTTTTCCACATCGAGGCGAGGGACTCCGGTGTCCCTCCGCTGTGCAGCAACGTGACGGTTCACATCATAATTCTGGACCAAAACGACAACACCCCTGTCATCGTGTCGCCATGGCGGGCACAAGGGTCTGTCGTCGAAGAGGTGATACCGAGGTCGACGGATAAGGGGCATTTAGTGGCCAAAGTGATCGCCATCGATGCGGATTCCGAGCAGAACGCCCGGGTCACGTACCAGCTCTTGCAAATCAGCGACACGAGCCTCTTCAGTCTAGATCAGTACAACGGCGAGATTCGGACGACAAGGATGTTCAGCTACAGAGACCCCCGGCAACAACGTCTTGTCATTGTCGCGAAAGACAACGGCGACCCCGCTCTCTCCGCCACGGTCACCATTAAAATATCCACAGTGGAAAATGCCATGGCCTTTTCAGAGACCACAGAGTTGCCGCTAGAGTATGACGTCTTCACAGACCTCAACTTGTATTTAGTCATCGGCTTGGGGGCCGTTTCCTTCCTGCTGCTCATTACCATCTTGGTGATCATTGTGCTGAAGTGTCAAAAACCAAAGCCGAAGGCCATCAAGATCCCACCGGCCAACAGGAACAGCGTGATCAGCAGGAACAGCGTGATCAGCCAGAGGAGCTCCACCATCGCAGACTCCACCTTGATCTCCAGCGATGCCTACTGGTACAGTCTGTTCCTCGCAGAGACCAGGAAAGGCAAAGTGGTTGTGAGACAGCCCATAATACCCAAAGGAGCCGGGTATTTTGTGTCCAGTATACCCAGGAGCATAGGACCAAGCGAGACCACAGAGTCCAGAGCGTCCACACTGGAG
- the LOC129169356 gene encoding protocadherin alpha-C2-like isoform X1, whose product MAPSRTQVLLAVVTFNALWGSALAITRYSIPEEMEEGSFVANLATDLGLDVRSMVERQAKLDVIHSKNYLDINKETGELIIREKIDRESICMTKTTSCFLKMDVILENPIRIFNIELEIMDINDNAPVFRRKTIYLDVSEATPPGERFSLTNAVDADVGANSIKTYYLSKSKYFSIDIQTGSDGSKYVDLVLDGNLDRETDEVHHLILTAVDGGVPPRSGTASIIINVLDINDNAPLFSQPVFEVDVSENTVAGAVVMTLNATDLDEGTNARLLYSYTLYTSEKTQELFSLDPNSGEIKVKGVIDFEESQNFEMHIQAQDRGATPLSGHCKVMVSVTDLNDNYPELTIKSLKSAVTENAAVGTLIAVVSVGDRDSGNNGEVELTLSQQGNLPFTLNQSSEGFFQLLISKPLDREIQSKYEITLRVSDKGSPPLTESETFTLEIHDINDNAPTFPQSFYTIHVMENNLPGALLTSLSAFDPDLNENQYLVYFIMEKEIVNTSMSMLFSINPENGDLYALKTFDYEREREYLFHIEARDSGVPPLCSNVTVHIIILDQNDNTPVIVSPWRAQGSVVEEVIPRSTDKGHLVAKVIAIDADSEQNARVTYQLLQISDTSLFSLDQYNGEIRTTRMFSYRDPRQQRLVIVAKDNGDPALSATVTIKISTVENAMAFSETTELPLEYDVFTDLNLYLVIGLGAVSFLLLITILVIIVLKCQKPKPKAIKIPPANRNSVISRNSVISQRSSTIADSTLISSDAYWYSLFLAETRKGKVVVRQPIIPKGAGYFVSSIPRSIGPSETTESRASTLEQATRRELP is encoded by the coding sequence ATGGCACCTTCACGGACACAAGTGCTTCTCGCCGTTGTGACATTCAACGCACTGTGGGGGTCCGCGCTCGCCATCACCCGCTACTCCATTCCGGAGGAGATGGAAGAGGGTTCCTTTGTTGCAAACCTGGCCACGGATTTGGGTCTGGATGTGCGCAGCATGGTGGAACGGCAAGCTAAGCTGGACGTCATTCACAGCAAAAATTACCTCGACATCAACAAAGAGACCGGGGAGCTGATCATCCGCGAGAAGATCGACCGGGAAAGCATCTGCATGACGAAAACAACATCATGCTTCCTGAAAATGGATGTGATTCTAGAAAACCCCATACGTATCTTTAACATCGAGCTGGAGATCATGGACATCAATGACAACGCGCCAGTGTTCCGGAGGAAGACCATTTACTTGGATGTTTCCGAGGCAACCCCTCCCGGTGAGAGATTCTCATTAACAAATGCTGTAGATGCAGATGTTGGAGCTAATTCAATCAAGACTTACTACCTAAGCAAGAGCAAATACTTCAGCATTGACATTCAAACTGGCAGTGACGGCTCCAAATATGTGGACTTGGTTCTTGATGGCAATTTGGACCGGGAGACGGATGAGGTGCATCATCTGATTTTAACCGCTGTGGATGGAGGGGTTCCTCCCCGCTCCGGTACAGccagtattattattaacgtGCTGGATATCAATGACAACGCCCCCCTCTTCAGTCAACCGGTATTTGAAGTCGATGTTTCGGAGAACACCGTTGCCGGCGCCGTGGTTATGACCTTAAACGCAACAGATTTGGATGAAGGCACAAATGCCCGCTTGCTGTATTCGTATACGCTCTACACGTCTGAGAAGACACAGGAGCTCTTCTCGCTTGACCCAAATTCCGGCGAGATCAAGGTGAAGGGCGTGATCGATTTTGAGGAGAGTCAGAATTTTGAGATGCACATCCAAGCTCAGGACAGGGGGGCCACCCCGCTGTCGGGTCACTGTAAAGTGATGGTGTCCGTCACGGACTTGAACGACAACTACCCCGAGCTGACCATCAAGTCGCTAAAAAGCGCCGTGACGGAGAACGCCGCCGTGGGGACGCTGATCGCGGTGGTAAGCGTCGGCGACAGGGACTCCGGAAACAACGGGGAAGTGGAGCTCACCCTAAGTCAGCAGGGAAACCTGCCCTTCACCCTGAATCAGTCCTCCGAGGGCTTCTTTCagcttctcatttcaaagccgCTGGACAGAGAGATACAGAGCAAATATGAAATAACGCTGCGAGTGTCAGATAAAGGCTCGCCGCCGCTAACTGAAAGCGAGACCTTCACCTTGGAGATTCATGATATCAATGACAATGCTCCCACATTCCCTCAGTCCTTCTACACCATCCACGTTATGGAGAACAATCTACCGGGGGCGTTGCTGACATCTCTGAGCGCGTTTGACCCGGATCTGAATGAGAACCAATACTTGGTGTATTTCATAATGGAGAAAGAGATAGTGAACACATCCATGTCGATGCTCTTCTCCATCAATCCAGAGAATGGAGACCTTTATGCACTCAAGACGTTTGACTATGAAAGAGAGAGGGAGTATCTTTTCCACATCGAGGCGAGGGACTCCGGTGTCCCTCCGCTGTGCAGCAACGTGACGGTTCACATCATAATTCTGGACCAAAACGACAACACCCCTGTCATCGTGTCGCCATGGCGGGCACAAGGGTCTGTCGTCGAAGAGGTGATACCGAGGTCGACGGATAAGGGGCATTTAGTGGCCAAAGTGATCGCCATCGATGCGGATTCCGAGCAGAACGCCCGGGTCACGTACCAGCTCTTGCAAATCAGCGACACGAGCCTCTTCAGTCTAGATCAGTACAACGGCGAGATTCGGACGACAAGGATGTTCAGCTACAGAGACCCCCGGCAACAACGTCTTGTCATTGTCGCGAAAGACAACGGCGACCCCGCTCTCTCCGCCACGGTCACCATTAAAATATCCACAGTGGAAAATGCCATGGCCTTTTCAGAGACCACAGAGTTGCCGCTAGAGTATGACGTCTTCACAGACCTCAACTTGTATTTAGTCATCGGCTTGGGGGCCGTTTCCTTCCTGCTGCTCATTACCATCTTGGTGATCATTGTGCTGAAGTGTCAAAAACCAAAGCCGAAGGCCATCAAGATCCCACCGGCCAACAGGAACAGCGTGATCAGCAGGAACAGCGTGATCAGCCAGAGGAGCTCCACCATCGCAGACTCCACCTTGATCTCCAGCGATGCCTACTGGTACAGTCTGTTCCTCGCAGAGACCAGGAAAGGCAAAGTGGTTGTGAGACAGCCCATAATACCCAAAGGAGCCGGGTATTTTGTGTCCAGTATACCCAGGAGCATAGGACCAAGCGAGACCACAGAGTCCAGAGCGTCCACACTGGAG